The Clostridioides sp. ES-S-0010-02 genome window below encodes:
- a CDS encoding N-acetylmuramoyl-L-alanine amidase, translating to MRIAITAGHTLTGKGTGAVGYIDEGKENRILVDLIAKWLKKGGATIYTGKIDKSNNYLAEQCKIANKQDIDLAVQIHFNANNTTLNPMGTETIYKTNNGKVYANRVNEKLATVFKNRGAKTDTRGLYWLRNTKAPAILIEVCFVDSKADTDYYIRHKDIVAKLIAEGILNKKIDNIDNEVKRMYKHTIVYEGEVDRIPAMIIGWEYEKEKCLICDIKDYKAGNTENLYVVGAGACNKIKTINKEKFTEIKGNDRFETTKKALEFIKR from the coding sequence ATGAGAATAGCAATAACAGCAGGTCATACACTAACAGGGAAAGGGACTGGAGCGGTTGGCTATATAGATGAAGGAAAAGAAAATAGAATACTTGTAGATTTGATTGCTAAATGGCTTAAAAAGGGAGGAGCAACTATCTATACAGGTAAGATAGATAAATCTAATAACTACCTTGCAGAACAATGCAAGATAGCTAATAAACAAGACATAGACTTAGCAGTACAAATTCACTTCAATGCAAATAATACAACACTAAATCCCATGGGTACAGAAACGATATATAAAACTAATAATGGCAAAGTGTATGCAAATAGAGTTAATGAAAAGTTAGCAACAGTATTTAAAAATAGAGGGGCTAAGACAGATACAAGAGGGCTTTACTGGCTTAGAAATACAAAAGCACCAGCAATATTAATTGAAGTATGTTTCGTAGATAGTAAAGCAGATACAGACTATTATATTAGACATAAAGATATAGTTGCTAAATTGATAGCGGAAGGTATTTTAAATAAAAAAATAGATAATATAGATAATGAGGTAAAACGAATGTATAAACATACAATAGTTTATGAAGGTGAAGTCGATAGAATACCAGCAATGATTATTGGTTGGGAATATGAAAAAGAAAAATGTTTGATATGTGATATAAAAGACTATAAAGCAGGTAATACAGAAAATTTATATGTTGTAGGAGCAGGAGCATGTAACAAAATAAAAACTATAAATAAAGAAAAATTTACTGAGATAAAGGGAAATGATAGATTTGAAACTACTAAAAAAGCATTAGAATTTATAAAAAGATAG